The Leptospira kirschneri serovar Cynopteri str. 3522 CT genomic sequence AGATCTTCGAGGTTCCGGATAACGTAAATCTATCTTCATTTAACGATGGTTTGGCGGTCGTTTATAGGGAAGTGAAACCGCGACGATTTCAATATGGATACATGAATCGATTCGGAGAATTCGTGGTGCCTTTGGAATACGAAAAAGCGGAACCATTCCGAGAGGGACGAGGCGTAGTACAATCCAGCGAAACTAAAAAATGGGGAGCTGTAGATTCATCCGGAAAGTTGGTGATCCCTCATAAATTTTTGAATGGAATTTACTTTCGAGACGGGATTGGCGGCTATACACGACGAAAAATTTAAATGGGGATATATCGACCCATCCGGAAAAATCGTGATTCCAACCAAGTTTAACTCAGCCGGAGATTTTTCGGAAGGGCTGGCCGATGTGCTTACAAGTAAATGGGGTTATATCAACCCATCGGGTAATTGGATCATTCAGCCCGCTTTTACTCGAGCTTATCCGTTTTCAAAAGGGAATGCCGTTGTAGAAATCAAAAAGAAATACGGATTGCTCAATCTTAAAGGAGAATTGATACTCGAACCGATTTACGATTCCGTAGATAACACTTCTCTCGTGCTAATAAAAGTAACCCTATCGATCAATCCAAAGTTACCGAGTTTCGAGCAATATTTCACAAGAGACGGAAAACTCGTCTGGAGTGAATTTGAATCCGTTCCAACAACTTCCACAGAGGTGAAACCAAAGCGAAAAGAAAATGACATCGTTCTACCTGCTGATCTTCTTCAAGATATAAAAGAAAAATCGAATATAATCGTTTCGGATTTTTCCAAAAGCGACGAAGTAATACGTAAATCGATTTCTCAACTAACACAAATTTCATGGGAAGAAGTTTTTATAAAGACCGTGGATCAGTTGGATACGAATTGGAAAGAGTTAGGGACGGATCTCTCCGGAGAACTAAGCGGTGTTCTTTTCTTTTGGGATGATACGCAAGGAGATATCGGTCTTTCTGTGTGTTTTGCGACCGACAACAACGATCTGGAGGATCTACTCAACGAATTCGACGGAGGCGAAAGTGCGGTCGATTTCGATTTCGTTTTTTCCAAGGTTGTTCCCGCGTGCGAAGAATCGGAACGGATTCATTTACAAGTTAAAAACGAACTGCTCGATATTCTTTTTGAAAAAGCGGTCGCACATTCGCTGACGCGAACCGAGTTTTTAAAGATCAAAAAAACGGATCCGCTTTATATTTATCGAGCGTATGCGCACGACGAACCGCCAACGATCCTGTTCAAAGTGGGGAAAGGAGAATCCAAAATACTCGGCGCTGAAGAGTTCATCCAACGGAGAATTCTGAAAGACCATCCGTATTTTTCCAAAATCTTCGGCAAAGAAGAATGGGTCGAGCACTACGAAGACGAGTTCAACGAAATATCACAGGACGATCTCGCAGAAACGTTGAATCTTTTTTTATTCATTTATTGGAAAGAACAATCAAAACCGGAGTATATCGAAACGATCGCCGAACGCCTGCCTCGCTCGTCGAAGACGGTTCGAACCAACCGTTTAAGACTCGTGCTTGCCGGATATTTTGCGATTAACAAACAACCGGAACTGGCACTACAACATTTGCGGGAACTCCAGGAGGAAGAGTATTTAAGCGCTCATTTCTTATGGACGAGAGAATATTTTTCCTCCCTCGAGGAAAATCCTGAATTCAAAAACATTGCACATTGGGTTGCGACCATGAAACGTTAAAAAATACGATTTGATTCAAGGTCGAAAAACATTCTCGATCAAAAAATAAAACGAAGGATTTTCCAAGAAGAAGTTCCTATTTTTATAATATTCGAATTGCGGTATAATTCTATTCAGCTTTCGGTCATTCGGAAAATAAAAGGCGGGGCGAATTTTTCTTCGCCTCCGCGAAGAAAAACCGCGCTCTCCGTTTCAATCTGCAACGCAACATGTTATAAATTCAGTATATTCGAATATTTATAGTGAAATCATGTTGCATTGCAGGAGATCGCTTTCGCATCGGCCGATTTTTCTGTCCTTTTGTGCTTAGCGCCTAACGGCATCAAAGTTAAGTTCAGAATACCCTTTGAACAAACTTCCATGGCTGATCGGCCCGTGCTCAACGCCTTACGGCATCAAAGTTAAGTTCAGAAATTACAAACCACTATAGATGAGGCTGTGAGTTCAATGTGCTCAACGCCTTACGGCATCAAAGTTAAGTTCAGAAATTACAAACCACTATAGATGAGGCTGTGAGTTCAATGTGCTCAACGCCTTACGGCATCAAAGTTAAGTTCAGGTTAGAGATATTTGATAGAATCAAAGACGAACTGAGGGTGCTCAACGCCTTACGGCATCAAAGTTAAGTTCAGTTATTATTAACAGTTTTCGTTAGCAAAATTGTTGTGTGCTCAACGCCTTACGGCATCAAAGTTAAGTTCAGAGCATTTTAATCTTATAGCTTTTAGGTGTAGAGATTGTCGATACAAAGGAAATTATAGAGGGTGAACAAGAATATTGCTTTTTATAACTTTTTTTCATTTCGAATTTCTTTAATAAATTATATTTTGAGTCAATCCGCCTTTACGATTAGGAAATAGCAATTCAAGTATGTTCTGATCCGTATTTGATAATAAATTGGACCAGAATTTTCGCAAGAAAGAAAATAACTTCAACTAACTGCTATTAGAATGCGGTTATTTCTGAATCTCTATAAAGATGGACGAATACGAAGTTATGTTTGGACTAAGACGCTAATTTTGATGCTAAAAAAAGGGAATTATGTCTATGCCATAAATAGATACTTGAATTATAGAATTTTGAGTGTTTTGGGAGCCTCTGGCCAGGCCGATTTTTTCTCTTGGGTGTGAGCTCCGGAGGCACATTTAGCGCAAAGAGTCAGGTAAAATACGTCGTCTTCTTTTTCGATAACTTTAGCCAATTTCCATCTAAGTTTTTCTAACTCTCTATCGGTAGAGTGGATTCGAAAAACACTATATTGAATTCGTTCTCCGAACCCTTCCATAATTTTGGCCACTTGTCGAAGTCGCTTCGGTTCTCTAATATCGTAAGTCACCAATCTCCAATGTTTCATTATCGTAACCTCGCTTGAGCAAATATTCCTGCTTCACCATTCCACTCTTTTTCTAAAAGCCTTGTTTCCAATTCAATCATCCTATAATAGGAAAGTGAATAGTTTACGACGGGATGTTTCCATGTGTCGTCTAACCTCGTTTCGTAAAGTTGTGTCGCTTTTTTACGTCCGGACTCAGATAACCATACTTTATTTTTTGAGATTTCAAAATCTTCATCGATCCATGATTTACGATTGATGCTTCCGACAAGAGGGATATCGCAAACACTAACTCTAAAAAGTTCCATTAAGTCCAATACAAGAGGTTCTGCGGAAGATCGTGGAGTATGATAAAAACCAAAACTTGGATCGAGGCCAACCGAAATGATCGCCTGACGAACGGACTTATAAAGTAAGGAGTATAAAAAACTTAGAGCAGCGTTGAAGGGATCTTTAGGAGGTCTTTTACTTCTTCCATTGGGAACTAAGGAAGAATCGGAATTTTTAATCAATGTTGGGAGAGCGGAAAAATACGCCCTTGCGGATGAACCTTCGATCCCTAAAAGTTGACTTGCAGAATCCGCAAGTTCAATATTTTTAAGTCCGGATCGAATCGTTTCTAAATAACCTTCCGTTTTATTTCTGATTTCGTTGTTACCGCGGGTGGATCTGAGTAAATAACGGAGTTGAGATTCACATTTTGCGAACACTAATTTTTTCGCCAAACTCAAACGATTTGTATCTACAGTGAGAGCTTTAAATTGTCTGATTCTTCTTTGAACGCCAGAAGGGTTGATGTTAATCCCGCCGATATAATTTCCTCCACCCGAAAACCAATGCACCGGAATTTCTTCCGAAGCTAAAAACTTGATCATTTGACTTGAAATTTGACAGTTCCCATGGATATTTACGGATTCAATTTCTTGAATAGGAATCTTTTCCGATTTCGATTTTTCTCCGGTTTCAGAAGCCTTTTCCACAAGAAGGACGTTCGCCGATTTTTTGATTCTTGAATCGTGACCAAAAACATGTATCGTAGCTTTTTCCCTTTTCTCCGGGAAAAGTCGAACAGGTTCATATTCATCTTCTGTAATAATCCGTGTTTCTTCCGGTAAACAGACCGGAGCTAAAGAACAGTTTTTACATAAATTTTCATTTTCCGCGATAGGAGGTCTTTCCGTGCTGCCGGATAACTCTTTCGCGCGGTCGATTGCTTTCAAGGCTTTCGAACGTAATTCTTCGTTGATTTCGATTCTTACAAGATCTTTGCTTCCGTGGTATCGAATCTTTCCTTCAGTAATGGTCCTTCCGCTCGCTTCTTCTAAAAGCAGAGCGTAGACCGCAACTTGACATTGATCCGATTCCCAAGCCTCAGGACCGTCCTTACCGATTTTGGCTCTGCCACGTTTATGTTCGTAAGGAATCCAATCGCCATCTCGTTTCTGAATGCGATCTACTTTACCGGAAATTTCCAATGTTTCGCTCGTATAATGAAAGGATTCGATTCTTCCGGAAGATTCCTCATTGGGTTCTAATTCTTCGTGTAACGTTCGTCCCGCAAAAACACGATCGTCCGCGATTAAGACTCCTTCGACTTCTTCTAAATAAAAAAGCCTCTCGCAGTAAAGTAGGGAATGAATCCCCATTGCTCTTATGTTACCGTATGAATCCATAATCGATACCAATTAACGTGAGTTCAAAGGTTGAATTTTGGGCGAATCCGGCCTCGGGAAGGCCGGACCGCGCTTTCCGCTCCGATCAACAAATTGATCAAACGTCTGAAAAACCGAATCTTTTCGCAGTTTCAATTTGTTGATCACGCTTCAATCGCTTTCGCGTTGTTTAACAACGCTCAAGTTGTAATAGTATCGATTTTGAATATTCTAAAAATGAGTATAAATTTATAGAATATTCAAAATTTATTTTATAATAATAAAATACATAATTTGAATTCAAGGTTCTTAGAAATCGTTTGGTTTTAAAATTGATTTATGGATTTTATGAAAGTCAGAGGATGAGAAATCGCCTTACGGCATCAAAGTTAAGTTCAGCTCGTCGAAATGCCAAACATAAGATTTAAGTGTGACGTGCTCAACGCCTTACGGCTTTCAATGAAGAATCGAAGTATAATTCTCGCAATTAGATTTTAAGTCGCTCTTTACGGAACCATTGTTCGGAAATCTGAATGGACCGAGGGTTTCTGAAAACCTTGTAATCCTCAAATTGATTCGGGTTCTTTCGGCGTCCAAACCCACGCGTTAGGTGGAGGTTGGAGCGATTTCTCTTTTGTAGTGGCAAAGAGAGGGGCGGTGGTTTTGCTATTGTTCAGTCGATCAATTCCAACCGTCAAACGAACCGTTTCTGTTTCAGGAATTTCATCCTCTGTGACGGGATAATACCATGTAGCCGGATAAATCGCTTCCTCATAAATCTCTAAAAAATTAAAAAGTAAGTTATTATCTCCTGCAAAAGGAAGACCGTACCGATTTTCAATATCTCCATTCAGTCCACTCTGAATTTTCTTCATGAATCCAGATAGATTCGTTCGAACTCCGATCATCGTATTCAAGCCGACTAAAAATTCTCGTCGTGTTGGAATGATATGGTATTTTGCTCCTTTCGTACCTTCCCTAAATCCTTTGCTTGCATCACCTACTGGATAAGTATGCAATTGTTGATACACTGATCCTTTCTTCGCGTTCTCAATATCTCCAATTGCGATTTCTAAAGAGGGAATGAAATCCTCGTTTTCAAAAGAATAGTCTTTAACTACATTTTTTATAAGAGTAGTCATTTCATTTACCGCTGTTCTCATTTCAATGCCGGCAAAGTTGAGAATAAGACCATACGCTGCAGAATGCGGTATCGTGGGCATAGTCGTTCGATAATTTCCTGCCTGAAAATACCGATAAGCGGCAAAAGGAGCTTTTATATGAATGAAAAATTCTTCCATTACGTTAACCTAAAAAATCAGTTTTGATTTTTTCGATTAAATGATCCGGGTTTTCAAAAAGATTTTTTGGGTTAAGTCTTGCTTTATCTGCTTCCTTCATATTACGAACTATTTCTCCGGCAAAATAAAATTCGTCACGAGGTAAATCGTTTTCATTGATTCTGCTTAATTCGCTCCAAGAACCATCTTCTTTAAATCCATAAGTATCATATCCTGCTGCAAGTTTTGGTGTTAGTCTAATCACTACACTTTTTGGGGCAAAGTCATATAAGTTTCTCGTATGACCTCCTCCTACATTGTTTAGCTCCCCGATAGAATCTAACAAAGTTTTAACCCATTGAATCGTTTTTTCATTTTTTCTACAGTCATTTCCCGACAAGGCGAAAGGATACTGCACCGCAGTATGAGAAATTTCTTTATTTAAAAGAATCGAATTCTTTTTTTCGGTATTACTCCAAGGACTGTCTACGTTTCTCGGAGATTGATGAAAGGTTGCCTCTATTCTAAAAGGACTTAAGGCCACAGCGTTATTTCCCTTAAAAACCGAATCTTTTTTAGCAACCCATTCTTTACCATGTTTTTCAACTGCTTTTACAATATCTTCTTTCATTGCAATCATATAACCGAATAGAAAATCATCGGCATATAAATCTGCATTACAATAGTCATAGAATTGAACGGATAATTGTGATTTACCGTCTTCATCGATTAGATCGTCGCGTCTTTTGCGGTTGATGTCTTTTCCCCAACCTTCTAACTTTGTCGCGACAATTTCTCTTAGGGCAAAACGAATGGATTCTGAACTAAAAATAATGTAGTCTTTTCCGTTTTTATTAATCCTTTGGAGTACCGGGCGATTTTCTTCATTTTCTCCTCTGTAATTAGAAGTTGGAGCAGCATGAGTAAGAATGGTGCAGAATAAATTTTTATTGTTTTTCGTAGTCATAATTTTTTCCTTTAATTTGGTTAGCTATTTGCAGATAACGCAAGCATAGATAATGCTCTTATTTTTTCCCAGCCTGTATCTTCTTCTGCGTTATACAAAGATTCCGCTAATTTAATATATTCCTCCTCACCAAGTTTGTGCGGAACAGAGCATATCGTTGAAGTGAAGTAATTTATAAAATCTTCTCTATCTTTTCTACTTCGAATTGCAAGAAAGGCGTCCTTTGCAATTTTAGACTTATTTTTGTAATCGTCATCGTTTGCGGGTGTGTTCCTTGACTTTGACCATAATACTTTTTTATCTTTATCCCAAATTATTTGATGTTTAAATTCCAGTTTACTAAAAATATAAGTTCTAATAATTTGATGAACTAACAGTTCTATTGTTTTTGGAACATTTCCATCCTCTGACATTTTCTGTTCTCCTTTAAATTTAATTTCCTGTTCTTCAAAATATGTCTTTGCATCTGTTTTAAATCCGATTTCACCACGCACATTGGCGCCAAATTTAAAAAATTCTTCATATGGATAATTCTTAAATAGTTCATAGAAGCCATTAAGTTCTGATTTGTTTAATAAGAGATTTTGAATAATCTCCTTTTGAAAATGATAATTATGATAAAGCTTTTTATATTGCATGACTTTATTCTCAAAGTCAAAGTTTGGCTTTATGCGGATACTATTTCGTATTCTTATATTCTTATCATCTTTTTCGCAATGTATAATGTCTTGTGCATGAAGAATTTCATGAAACGAATTACCTAACGTTCTCTTTAAGATTAAATGAAATTTGTTTAAAGAATCTAAGCCTGCTATCTGCGGTAGAAATGTAATGGCTTCTCTGGGCCTGTATCCCGCCTTATCCAAACTTCTCTGATTCATATAATCGGGGAAATATTCGCAGAATGATTTCAATCTTAATATATCTGGAATGCAGACAATGTAACCATTATCTGCTAACTTATAGTCTTTAATATTGCTATCATATTCCATTTTTCGGGAAGCATAGGTTTGTATAGTGAAAGGAAAAAAATTTAGTAAAAAGAAATGTTTATGAATATCTTGAAAATTTATTGATTCAGCATTTACTTTCTGAGCACCTATGAAATATTGACTTTTAAGAGTTTTAAAATCAGTTAAACTAGATAAGATTTTCCACTGTTTTATTATGTTCGGATCATTCTCTGATTCATATTTTTTATATTCGTTTCTAGTGGTAGGGATACCTCTAATTGTACTCCACATCATATCTCGCCAAAGTTTAATCCAGAGACCATTCTCTTTATTCTTATCATATTGAGAAAGAAATGAGCCAAACGGGTATTTGTCGTCATAAATATAAACTATCTTTTCTTCTTCTATGGAATAAGTTTTTATTGGTTCAATATCAATATTATTTGGATACTTTCTTTTCTTTTTAGTTTCTTCTTCGTATATATATAGTTTTCTATTTTTTTTAGAGCTGGGGTTTGGATTATCGATTTCTTGAATTAAAACTTTATTAGGTTCTAATTTTGCTTTTGGTTTAGATGGATAAATAAAAATTTTTGTTTCGAATTTTTTAGAATACAAATCGAGAGGAGGAATATCTTTTTTATTTTCTCCTTTACCTTTAGTTCTGATTTTATCATCTTCCACTCTTATAAAAATAGGCTTATAAATCTCATCAAACAAGTCCTTCACATCTTTTTTCGTAAGAGTTACCTTGAGTCCCGCCTCGCTAATTTGCGTTCTTTTTATAAGCTCCTTATTTATATCCTGTTTATCTAACCAATCTATGATTAGATAAAGTCCGGCAAGCCCAGCTTTGTGTTGAGAGGATGGGAGTTCATGAAGTTTATATTCTAAAGTAATTTCTTTCAGGTTTTCTTTAGATTCTTTTTCATTTTTGAATTTTGGAGAGGAAGACAAATTTTCATTATCCTTAGTCATTTGCTTTTTCATAATGCAAACCCTCTTTTATTATTATAATATTTCCTGCTCACTATCTTTAAGTATTTGGGTAAAAGCGAATGTTCTTCGTTACGTAAATTGAGTTCCCGCTTATCGGGAACGGGTAGAATATAGGGGTCAATCGGTTTCTTAGATTGTAAAAGTTGACTTACTTCCGGAAAATCTTCATCCAAAATAGCCTGCGCTGTGAACTCTTCGATGTCTCTGTAGTCGCTGGGTAAGGCGAAATATCCTCCGTCAATAAAGGATGCGGATGGAAGTGTTTTATACTCTTGTGCGGAACATTCCTCTAATTTCGTCGCTAATAAATTTTGACTTATATCTTTTTCTGGAAGATTGTTTAAGAAATTTTTTGCCGCATTTATTTCATCCGAAGAATATGGTTTTAAACTTCCGACTACTTCGTATAAATAAAGTTCTGCCCTAAATTCGTCTCCTTTTTTAAGGTGTCGATTCGCTCTGCCGAATCTTTGAACCATAGAAGACACCGGTGCAAACTCGGAAATCAACACATCTGCGTCTAAATCCAAACTCATTTCGCAAACTTGAGTAGTGACCGCGATAGAATTTAGGTTGCTACCTTGAAAAGCATTTACCGTATTTTCATGAACAGTTTTTCTGTCTGATAATTTAAATCGGCTATGATAACAATGAACTTCTGTTTGTAATTCTTCCGTTAATTCTTCATACGTTTTTTGGCATCTATCCACTGTATTCAAAACCCAAAGGACTCGCTTTCCTTCTCGAAAACTTTTAATTGCAATTTCTTTTGCTTGTTCTGCATTTTCTAAAACGGTTTTATTATATCTAGGATGATTTTCTAAGTTTATTAAGTTTTCTAGTTCTTTTCTATCTTCTTCTTTAGGATATTGTTCTAAATCTAGTTCTAATAAACTTTGTTTATTCTTAGGTGTTAAAGTTGCAGTCATGCAAAGAATTGGTAAGTCAAAATACTTTAAAAAACTAAGTAGCGATGAAAACATTGCTTTGTCGAAACTATGGACCTCGTCTACTATCAATGCGCATTCAGAAAGAACGGGTAATAGGCATATGCCTTTATAATTATTCTGTAAGAAACTTAAGAATTGATCCGCTGTTGCGCTAAAGAATTTCTTTGACCAAAAAGCTATGGCAAATAACCGTTCATCCGCCTCTGAAATACGAAAATCTCTTTTTGATTTTTCATCGTCAGGATTTTGAAACATAGAATCCAATTCGTAGTCGGAAGTTCCATGCATTAAGGTTGCATCCGCTTCTGGAGCCCAAGATGCGTAGTCCTTGAATCCTTCTGTTGCAGTTCCGCGAGTAGGATAAAGAAAAATGACCTTGCTAATTTTTTGCTTTTTAGAAACTTCATTCGCCCAATTCCAGGCTGCTAATGTCTTACCCATGCCACAACCGGCCATCAGTAGGACTCGATCACCTTTGGTTGCTACTTGCTTTTGAAACTGGTGAAGTTCGAGAATTTTTTTATCATCCATTCTTTTTTGAATGATTTCTTTTAAAATTTCATTTTCTTTAATTTCATCGGAATGAATGGCCTTTGATATCCACTTTTCGATTAAATGATTTTCTCTTACAAGACCGGACGAGGCGCTATCCGAAACAATCAGCGCTGCCTTAATTGCAAGGTGAAGTTGTTTTCTGTTTTCATCCAATCTAAAACCAAGTATTCCAGATTCTTTTGCCCCAGATTGAAATGTTTTTTTCCAATTTTCGTCTTCTGGACTGAAGGTTTTATAGTTCAACTGAGGAATGTCTATATCGCTTTTTAAGAACTGGTTTACTTTTTTTAGAATTATTTTTACTTCTTCATGGAAAAGATTTAATATTACAAAATCACGAAGTGGATCTGTTAACCATTTATATTGATGGTCGTTTTTATCCGTGGCTTTTAAATGGTGGCACAGTACTGCTGATGTAATTATTGGAATATCTAAATCTTTGTTTTGAGAAAGCCATTTTCTAATTTCAGGTAAGTGCAATACAAAAGCGCTCAAATGCTCATGTCTGATCCCTTGATGAAAGAATCCTTTCTCCCTTACTGCTTTCTGAAAGTCATCGTTCGCTTTTCCAATATCATGAAAAAGACAAGTCACACGAAGATTTAAAAGAAATTTTTCTTCGTCTTCTTTTCTTATTTTAAAAAAACGAAGCCAGTTATTTAAGAATCGCGATTCTTTTCTAAAAATTGAAATCGCCGCATTTTCCGTATCAAACGAATGTTCTTGAAGGGAGATTTCTCTTCCGTCTTGAGTTCTACTCTTCGCCAGCAACTTCTCCATCAAACCCTGATTCCTACAAAGTGGCCGCAACCCATCTTTCTTCTTCCGCCTAAACCTTGAGTTTGTAAAAGAATCGAAGCTTCCGGTGTTAAATTGTGTAATAGAACTGGAAAGCCGACGACTTCCTTATCGTGAATGCGAATCGTTTTGCGTATGATTTTTTGATTGTTCTCAGAGATCCTTCCCCTAAATAAAAGAACTTCACAGGATACTTCAAGTTTTTGTAATTTATCTTGAACCGACTTCAAAAAGGCGTCTTCTTCCGTATAACCTTTGATCGTTACTAAGCGACTGTACAAGATTTTATGAGGTTTCAATAGGTTAATCGTAGGAATTCCCAAGCGTATTTTATCTTGCGATAATTCCAAACTTTTGCCGGCCAATTTTAATAAGTGAGGCAATAAAGATTGTGAAGCGCGAATTCTTAATTTACTTGCAACGTTTAA encodes the following:
- the cas2 gene encoding CRISPR-associated endonuclease Cas2, with product MKHWRLVTYDIREPKRLRQVAKIMEGFGERIQYSVFRIHSTDRELEKLRWKLAKVIEKEDDVFYLTLCAKCASGAHTQEKKSAWPEAPKTLKIL
- a CDS encoding type I-MYXAN CRISPR-associated endonuclease Cas4/Cas1, giving the protein MGIHSLLYCERLFYLEEVEGVLIADDRVFAGRTLHEELEPNEESSGRIESFHYTSETLEISGKVDRIQKRDGDWIPYEHKRGRAKIGKDGPEAWESDQCQVAVYALLLEEASGRTITEGKIRYHGSKDLVRIEINEELRSKALKAIDRAKELSGSTERPPIAENENLCKNCSLAPVCLPEETRIITEDEYEPVRLFPEKREKATIHVFGHDSRIKKSANVLLVEKASETGEKSKSEKIPIQEIESVNIHGNCQISSQMIKFLASEEIPVHWFSGGGNYIGGININPSGVQRRIRQFKALTVDTNRLSLAKKLVFAKCESQLRYLLRSTRGNNEIRNKTEGYLETIRSGLKNIELADSASQLLGIEGSSARAYFSALPTLIKNSDSSLVPNGRSKRPPKDPFNAALSFLYSLLYKSVRQAIISVGLDPSFGFYHTPRSSAEPLVLDLMELFRVSVCDIPLVGSINRKSWIDEDFEISKNKVWLSESGRKKATQLYETRLDDTWKHPVVNYSLSYYRMIELETRLLEKEWNGEAGIFAQARLR
- the cas5 gene encoding CRISPR-associated protein Cas5, whose translation is MEEFFIHIKAPFAAYRYFQAGNYRTTMPTIPHSAAYGLILNFAGIEMRTAVNEMTTLIKNVVKDYSFENEDFIPSLEIAIGDIENAKKGSVYQQLHTYPVGDASKGFREGTKGAKYHIIPTRREFLVGLNTMIGVRTNLSGFMKKIQSGLNGDIENRYGLPFAGDNNLLFNFLEIYEEAIYPATWYYPVTEDEIPETETVRLTVGIDRLNNSKTTAPLFATTKEKSLQPPPNAWVWTPKEPESI
- the cas7i gene encoding type I-B CRISPR-associated protein Cas7/Cst2/DevR; translation: MTTKNNKNLFCTILTHAAPTSNYRGENEENRPVLQRINKNGKDYIIFSSESIRFALREIVATKLEGWGKDINRKRRDDLIDEDGKSQLSVQFYDYCNADLYADDFLFGYMIAMKEDIVKAVEKHGKEWVAKKDSVFKGNNAVALSPFRIEATFHQSPRNVDSPWSNTEKKNSILLNKEISHTAVQYPFALSGNDCRKNEKTIQWVKTLLDSIGELNNVGGGHTRNLYDFAPKSVVIRLTPKLAAGYDTYGFKEDGSWSELSRINENDLPRDEFYFAGEIVRNMKEADKARLNPKNLFENPDHLIEKIKTDFLG
- the cmx8 gene encoding type I-MYXAN CRISPR-associated protein Cmx8; its protein translation is MKKQMTKDNENLSSSPKFKNEKESKENLKEITLEYKLHELPSSQHKAGLAGLYLIIDWLDKQDINKELIKRTQISEAGLKVTLTKKDVKDLFDEIYKPIFIRVEDDKIRTKGKGENKKDIPPLDLYSKKFETKIFIYPSKPKAKLEPNKVLIQEIDNPNPSSKKNRKLYIYEEETKKKRKYPNNIDIEPIKTYSIEEEKIVYIYDDKYPFGSFLSQYDKNKENGLWIKLWRDMMWSTIRGIPTTRNEYKKYESENDPNIIKQWKILSSLTDFKTLKSQYFIGAQKVNAESINFQDIHKHFFLLNFFPFTIQTYASRKMEYDSNIKDYKLADNGYIVCIPDILRLKSFCEYFPDYMNQRSLDKAGYRPREAITFLPQIAGLDSLNKFHLILKRTLGNSFHEILHAQDIIHCEKDDKNIRIRNSIRIKPNFDFENKVMQYKKLYHNYHFQKEIIQNLLLNKSELNGFYELFKNYPYEEFFKFGANVRGEIGFKTDAKTYFEEQEIKFKGEQKMSEDGNVPKTIELLVHQIIRTYIFSKLEFKHQIIWDKDKKVLWSKSRNTPANDDDYKNKSKIAKDAFLAIRSRKDREDFINYFTSTICSVPHKLGEEEYIKLAESLYNAEEDTGWEKIRALSMLALSANS
- a CDS encoding CRISPR-associated helicase/endonuclease Cas3; the protein is MEKLLAKSRTQDGREISLQEHSFDTENAAISIFRKESRFLNNWLRFFKIRKEDEEKFLLNLRVTCLFHDIGKANDDFQKAVREKGFFHQGIRHEHLSAFVLHLPEIRKWLSQNKDLDIPIITSAVLCHHLKATDKNDHQYKWLTDPLRDFVILNLFHEEVKIILKKVNQFLKSDIDIPQLNYKTFSPEDENWKKTFQSGAKESGILGFRLDENRKQLHLAIKAALIVSDSASSGLVRENHLIEKWISKAIHSDEIKENEILKEIIQKRMDDKKILELHQFQKQVATKGDRVLLMAGCGMGKTLAAWNWANEVSKKQKISKVIFLYPTRGTATEGFKDYASWAPEADATLMHGTSDYELDSMFQNPDDEKSKRDFRISEADERLFAIAFWSKKFFSATADQFLSFLQNNYKGICLLPVLSECALIVDEVHSFDKAMFSSLLSFLKYFDLPILCMTATLTPKNKQSLLELDLEQYPKEEDRKELENLINLENHPRYNKTVLENAEQAKEIAIKSFREGKRVLWVLNTVDRCQKTYEELTEELQTEVHCYHSRFKLSDRKTVHENTVNAFQGSNLNSIAVTTQVCEMSLDLDADVLISEFAPVSSMVQRFGRANRHLKKGDEFRAELYLYEVVGSLKPYSSDEINAAKNFLNNLPEKDISQNLLATKLEECSAQEYKTLPSASFIDGGYFALPSDYRDIEEFTAQAILDEDFPEVSQLLQSKKPIDPYILPVPDKRELNLRNEEHSLLPKYLKIVSRKYYNNKRGFAL
- the cas6 gene encoding type I-MYXAN CRISPR-associated protein Cas6/Cmx6, whose protein sequence is MQYLELKFPVHGKSIPADHGYKLYSALCKQERIIHETEALSICGISGIPDKNRTLHLNVASKLRIRASQSLLPHLLKLAGKSLELSQDKIRLGIPTINLLKPHKILYSRLVTIKGYTEEDAFLKSVQDKLQKLEVSCEVLLFRGRISENNQKIIRKTIRIHDKEVVGFPVLLHNLTPEASILLQTQGLGGRRKMGCGHFVGIRV